CATCTTCTTCAACCAAGGCGAAGTGTGCACCGCCGGTTCACGGCTGCTGGTACAGCGCTCGATCCGCGAGGACTTCGTGCACCAGGTGATTGCCTACGGCCAGCACATGCAGCCCCGGCATCCACTGGACGCCGATGCACCAATGGGTGCGCTGGTCGACGCCGCGCACGTGGACAAGGTGCTGGCCGATATCGCGCGTGCCGAAGGCGAGGGCGCTCGTCTGCTGCTGGGTGGCCATCGGGCCGAGGTGGCGGCGGGCGGTTGCTATGTGCAGCCCACGGTGTTCGACCAAGTGCATCCGGACCAGGCATTGGCGCGCGAGGAAGTATTCGGGCCGGTGCTGGCGGTGCTTGGTTTCGAGGATGAAGCCGAGGCGGTTTGCGTGGCCAATGACAGCCGCTATGGGCTGGCGGCAGGTCTATGGACGCGCGACCTGGCCCGGGCCCACCGTGTTGCGCGGCAACTGCGCGCTGGCAGCGTGTGGGTGAATGGCTGGGATGGTGGTGACATGACCGCCCCGTTCGGTGGCTACAAGCAGTCCGGCAACGGGCGCGACAAATCGCTGCACGCGTTTGACAAGTACAGCGAGCTCAAGGCCACCTGGATCCAGTTGTAACAACGCGCCCGCCGGACGGCCATTCGCTCCTTGTAGAGCCGAGCCATGCTCGGCTGCTTTTCGCAAAGAGCAGCCGAGCATGGCTCGGCTCTACAGAAGGCAGACACCCATCGACCTACCGGCAACGCGCGCTCACCTGCAGCACCGCCGCGCGCAGCAGGTCCCGGTCGTCCTTCTCAACGGCATTCTGGAAATAGTCCATGTCCTGCCTCCCCAGTTCGCACGGGTCGACGATGTACCCCGGCGGCCACAGCCCCAGCAGCTGCGCCACACCGTGCACGATCTGCTCCGGGGTCATCTGCCGGCGGATGCGGAAGTAGTTGCGACGCGGTGCGAACGCGGGATGTACCTCGCGGCGACCGATCAGGCGCGGGGCAACACCTGCGGCGCTGATGCCATCGCCACCGTCGATACTGCCCGCAGGCAGCCCCAGGATCAGCGGTGCCGAAGCCGTCGGCGCCTCCGCCGCACGCACTGCGGCTTCTGCCGACGCAACCGGGGCCGGGCGGGGCTTCACCGCCGGAGCCGGGCGCGTCACCGGTGTGGACGACAACGCCGGAGGTGAGGGCGCCGGCGCCGGCAGCTCCGGTGGCAGCCAGCGCAGCGAGATCCGTGCGCCATCGTCGCCGCGCAGCACGATCCGGGCCGTGCCCCACAACCACACCGCCATCAGGCCGTGCACCAGTAGTACCACCAGCCACGCCGTCATCGGCGGCAGCTTCGGGGAATCGGACCACGACAACGCAACTGCAGCCATCGGCAAGGCATCCATGCAGGGACCGGTGGCGCAGCCTAGCGGGTGTCCAGAAAATTTTCGTTGGCATCGGTGTCGGCTGAAACCATCGCTGCGTGTGGCCACCGGGCCGTGGCAGAATCGGTCGATCCACCGCAACCTGTATTGCCGATGTCGACGATCACCGCTGCCGCGCCACCTGCGAATTCTCCCCGCCGTGTCCTGCTGGCCAGCCTGATCGGCACCACCATCGAATTCTTCGATTTCTACATCTATGCCACCGCTGCCGTGCTGGTGTTCCCGCACCTGTTCTTCCCGGACAGCAGCGAGCAGGCGGCGCTGCTGCAGTCACTGGCAACGTTCGCGGTGGCGTTCATCGCGCGCCCGGTCGGCTCGGCGGTATTCGGTCATTTCGGCGACCGCATCGGCCGCAAGGCCACCCTGGTGGCCGCGCTGTTGACCATGGGCCTGTCCACGGTGCTGATCGGCCTGCTGCCCACCCATGCGCAGATCGGGCTGTGGGCGCCGGCGCTGTTGGCGCTGTGCCGTTTCGGCCAGGGCCTGGGGCTGGGCGGTGAATGGGGTGGGGCGGTGCTGCTGGCCACCGAGAACGCGCCGCCGGGCAAGCGCGCCTGGTACGGCATGTTCCCGCAGCTGGGCGCGCCACTGGGCTTCCTGTTGTCGGCCGGCATCTTCCTGGTGCTGGGCCGTTGCCTGAGCCAGGGTGACTTCCTGCAGTGGGGCTGGCGCATTCCGTTCGTGGCCAGCGCGCTGCTGGTCGGCCTTGGCCTGTGGGTGCGCCTGAACATCCACGAGACCCCCGATTTCAAGCAGGCGCTGGAGCGCAAAGCACCGGTGCGGTTGCCGATGTGGACGGTGCTGCGCGATTACCCGGTGCCGATGCTGCTGGGCACGCTCGGGGCGTTCGCCACCTTCGTGCTGTTCTACCTGATGACGGTGTTCAGCCTGGGCCATGGCACTGCGGTACTGGGCTACAGCCGCGAGCAGTTCCTGCTGATGCAGATGGCCGGCATGCTGTTCTTCGCACTGGGTATTCCGCTGTCGGCGCGCTATGGCGACCGTTGGGGCACGCGGCGCACGATGATCGTCGCCAGCGTACTGATCGTCGGCTTCGGCGTGCTTTTCGCACCGCTGTTCCAGCCGCACAGCCCGTGGCTGG
This genomic interval from Stenotrophomonas sp. 57 contains the following:
- a CDS encoding MFS transporter; the encoded protein is MTAAAPPANSPRRVLLASLIGTTIEFFDFYIYATAAVLVFPHLFFPDSSEQAALLQSLATFAVAFIARPVGSAVFGHFGDRIGRKATLVAALLTMGLSTVLIGLLPTHAQIGLWAPALLALCRFGQGLGLGGEWGGAVLLATENAPPGKRAWYGMFPQLGAPLGFLLSAGIFLVLGRCLSQGDFLQWGWRIPFVASALLVGLGLWVRLNIHETPDFKQALERKAPVRLPMWTVLRDYPVPMLLGTLGAFATFVLFYLMTVFSLGHGTAVLGYSREQFLLMQMAGMLFFALGIPLSARYGDRWGTRRTMIVASVLIVGFGVLFAPLFQPHSPWLVTAFLCLGLFLMGLTYGPCGTFLAEIYPVEVRYTGASLSFNLAGILGAAPAPYLATWLAERFGLVAVGYYLCLTAVATLCALVALHRRALRFSQRSA